The [Pseudomonas] carboxydohydrogena genome includes a window with the following:
- a CDS encoding cysteine desulfurase: MTMHPAVANGSYDVEKIRADFPALATKVYGKPLVYLDNAASAQKPNAVLDRMTQAYHSEYANVHRGLHYLANAATDAYEGGRAKVAAFLNAARKEEIIFTRNATEAINLVASSWGEPNIDVGDEIVLSIMEHHSNIVPWHFLRARKGAVLKWAPVDDEGNFLIEEFEKLLTEKTKLVAITQMSNALGTVVPVKDVVRIAHARGIPVLVDGSQAAVHLTIDVRDIGCDFYVCTGHKIYGPTGIGALYAKYDHLVAMRPFNGGGEMIREVAQDWVTYGDPPHKFEAGTPAIVEAIGFGAAIDYVNSIGKDRIAAHEHDLLVYATERLREINSLRLIGTAKNKGPVISFEMKGAHPHDVATVIDRSGIAVRAGTHCVMPLLERFNVTATCRASFGMYNTRAEVDHLAQALVKAGELFS, from the coding sequence CTGACCATGCATCCCGCAGTCGCCAACGGCTCCTACGACGTCGAGAAAATTCGCGCGGATTTCCCCGCGCTGGCGACGAAAGTGTACGGCAAGCCGCTGGTGTATCTCGATAACGCAGCGTCGGCGCAGAAGCCGAATGCCGTGCTGGACCGGATGACGCAAGCGTATCACTCCGAATACGCCAACGTGCATCGCGGCCTGCATTACCTCGCCAACGCGGCGACGGATGCCTATGAGGGCGGCCGCGCCAAGGTCGCCGCTTTTCTCAATGCCGCGCGCAAGGAAGAAATCATTTTCACCCGCAATGCGACCGAGGCCATCAATCTCGTGGCTTCGTCCTGGGGTGAGCCGAATATCGATGTGGGCGACGAGATCGTCCTTTCGATCATGGAGCATCACTCCAACATCGTGCCGTGGCACTTTCTGCGCGCGCGCAAGGGCGCGGTGTTGAAATGGGCGCCGGTCGATGATGAGGGGAATTTCCTGATCGAGGAGTTCGAAAAACTCCTCACCGAGAAAACCAAACTCGTCGCCATCACCCAGATGTCGAACGCACTCGGCACCGTGGTGCCGGTGAAGGATGTGGTGCGGATCGCGCATGCGCGCGGCATTCCGGTGCTGGTCGACGGCAGCCAGGCGGCGGTGCATCTGACCATCGACGTGCGGGACATCGGCTGCGATTTCTATGTCTGCACCGGTCACAAGATTTATGGCCCGACCGGGATCGGCGCGCTGTACGCCAAGTATGATCATCTGGTTGCGATGCGCCCCTTCAACGGCGGCGGCGAGATGATCCGCGAGGTTGCGCAGGACTGGGTGACTTATGGCGATCCGCCGCACAAATTCGAGGCAGGCACGCCGGCGATCGTGGAAGCGATCGGGTTCGGCGCCGCCATCGATTACGTGAATTCCATCGGCAAGGACCGCATCGCCGCTCACGAGCACGATCTGCTGGTTTACGCGACCGAACGGTTGCGCGAGATCAACTCGCTGCGGCTGATCGGTACCGCGAAGAACAAGGGACCTGTGATCTCCTTCGAAATGAAGGGTGCGCATCCGCACGACGTCGCCACCGTGATCGACCGCTCCGGCATCGCGGTGCGGGCAGGGACGCATTGCGTCATGCCGCTTCTGGAGCGATTCAACGTGACGGCGACCTGCCGTGCCTCATTCGGGATGTATAATACCAGGGCCGAGGTCGATCACCTGGCGCAGGCGCTCGTTAAGGCAGGAGAGCTTTTCTCATGA
- a CDS encoding GGDEF domain-containing protein, translating to MISLLEEHERTLAFAEVALGQIRSLRQSAIPRNYEIWYIYATGYNIELNKVINETLLRSGKLTEADLEQIHDTYLSQTRMTDRIDKVGSRVINEIDDVMGLITDAIGMTSSFSTDLEGATTRLQKAKDKTQINLVIHALVQSTREMNLTNKALEARLATSKLEIASLQDSLEAIRTESLTDPLTSLGNRKYFDRVLDAAVEHAQQNSEPLSLLMIDIDHFKSFNDNYGHLTGDQVLRLVALALKANIKGQDLTARYGGEEFAVILPNTSMRQALAVADNIRRAVMSKQLKKKSTGEILGRVTISAGVSVFQSGDDAPALIDRADACLYAAKRHGRNRVICEADPEFTPNVRIQVA from the coding sequence GTGATTAGTCTTCTTGAAGAGCACGAGCGCACCCTCGCATTCGCAGAAGTAGCGTTGGGTCAAATCAGATCCCTGCGCCAGAGTGCGATTCCCCGCAATTACGAGATCTGGTACATCTACGCGACCGGCTATAATATCGAGCTCAACAAGGTCATCAACGAAACGCTGCTGCGCAGCGGCAAGCTGACCGAAGCCGACCTCGAACAGATCCACGATACATATCTGTCGCAAACCCGGATGACCGACCGGATCGACAAGGTCGGCTCCCGCGTCATCAACGAGATCGACGACGTGATGGGTCTCATCACCGATGCGATCGGCATGACGAGTTCGTTCAGCACTGATCTTGAGGGCGCCACCACCCGGCTCCAGAAGGCCAAGGACAAGACGCAGATCAACCTCGTGATCCATGCGCTGGTCCAGTCCACCCGCGAGATGAACCTCACCAACAAGGCCCTGGAAGCGCGGCTGGCCACTTCGAAGCTCGAAATCGCAAGCCTTCAGGACAGCCTCGAAGCGATCCGCACCGAAAGCCTGACCGACCCGCTGACTTCGCTCGGCAACCGCAAATATTTCGACCGCGTGCTCGATGCCGCCGTCGAACATGCCCAGCAGAATAGCGAGCCGTTGTCGCTCCTGATGATCGACATCGACCACTTCAAATCGTTCAATGACAATTACGGCCACCTTACCGGCGATCAGGTGCTCCGCCTGGTGGCGCTGGCGTTGAAGGCCAATATCAAGGGCCAGGACCTCACGGCGCGTTATGGCGGCGAGGAGTTCGCCGTGATCTTACCTAACACCTCTATGCGCCAGGCCCTCGCCGTGGCCGACAATATCCGCCGCGCAGTGATGTCCAAGCAATTGAAGAAAAAATCGACCGGGGAGATTCTCGGTCGTGTCACCATCTCCGCCGGTGTTTCGGTCTTCCAGTCCGGTGACGATGCGCCCGCCCTGATCGACCGCGCCGATGCCTGCCTCTACGCCGCCAAGCGGCACGGCCGCAATCGCGTGATCTGCGAAGCAGACCCCGAATTCACACCGAACGTTCGTATTCAGGTGGCTTGA
- a CDS encoding anhydro-N-acetylmuramic acid kinase: MRNAIGLMSGTSLDGVDVAWLRTDGEQIESFGPTGYRPYSAAERDVLRAALDAAPRIVRREERPAGVAAAEDLVTRVHAEAVESYLAANRIDRRTVDVVGFHGQTVLHRPHDRLTVQIGDGATLAKALKLPVVYDLRAADVAAGGQGAPLVPVYHRALARLADCAMPACIVNIGGVANVTYIDDDTLIACDTGPGNALLDDYLLRHTSEAMDRDGQIAAQGEPDSDWIAQALEHPFFDAPAPKSLDRNDFASFAVDGLSLEDGAATLTAFTAASIARIVDELPNQPASWIVTGGGANNPTLMRMLSEQLAPISVITGHDLGWQNDAVEAQAFAYLAVRSLKGLPLTYPGTTGVSAPLTGGVLVRP, from the coding sequence ATGCGTAACGCGATCGGTCTGATGAGCGGCACCTCGCTCGACGGGGTCGATGTCGCGTGGCTGCGGACCGACGGCGAGCAGATCGAATCCTTCGGTCCCACGGGATACCGGCCCTACAGCGCCGCCGAACGGGATGTGCTGCGCGCGGCGCTCGATGCCGCGCCCCGGATCGTGCGGCGCGAGGAGCGCCCGGCCGGGGTGGCGGCTGCTGAAGACCTCGTTACGCGCGTCCACGCCGAGGCTGTGGAATCGTATCTCGCCGCAAACCGGATCGACCGCCGCACGGTCGATGTCGTGGGCTTTCACGGCCAGACTGTTTTGCATCGCCCGCACGATCGCCTCACGGTGCAGATCGGCGATGGTGCGACACTCGCGAAAGCCTTGAAGCTGCCCGTGGTGTATGACCTCCGTGCCGCCGATGTTGCGGCCGGCGGGCAGGGTGCGCCGCTGGTGCCGGTCTATCACCGCGCGCTCGCGCGGCTCGCCGATTGCGCCATGCCCGCATGCATCGTCAATATCGGAGGTGTCGCCAATGTCACCTATATCGACGACGATACGCTGATCGCCTGCGATACAGGCCCCGGCAATGCGCTGCTGGATGATTACCTTCTGCGGCACACAAGTGAAGCGATGGACCGGGACGGGCAGATCGCCGCGCAGGGCGAGCCTGACTCCGACTGGATAGCGCAGGCGCTCGAACATCCGTTCTTCGATGCGCCCGCGCCGAAATCGCTCGACCGCAACGATTTTGCATCCTTCGCCGTCGATGGCCTATCGCTTGAGGACGGCGCGGCGACGCTCACGGCCTTCACGGCAGCCTCGATTGCGCGGATTGTCGATGAATTGCCGAACCAGCCTGCGAGCTGGATCGTGACCGGCGGCGGCGCCAACAATCCGACCTTGATGCGGATGCTGTCAGAACAGCTTGCGCCGATATCTGTGATTACCGGCCATGATCTCGGCTGGCAGAACGATGCCGTCGAGGCGCAGGCATTCGCCTATCTCGCGGTGCGCAGCCTCAAAGGATTGCCGCTGACTTATCCCGGAACGACAGGGGTTTCCGCGCCGCTGACCGGCGGCGTGCTCGTGCGTCCGTGA
- the sufD gene encoding Fe-S cluster assembly protein SufD: protein MNIAAAKAAGDPSADLFAAARDRLPGDGLVASARKAAFDDFAERGLPHRRIEEWKYTDLRALLRTVAPLAPSPDKAASAAAAKAVAALGIENTCRLTLVDGAFAPELSDLAKLEKGVRVQTLREVLTEGNAGLLKTKVASDAMISLNGALATDGVIVTVDDNVTLSRPLHIAHVATASSASAVTRSHVRIGDKARVTLVESFVGTEGASAYQVYDQVEVSIGDDTELQHVRLMEDARDAANITTAAFRLGARTKLNSFGLTQGGVVSRYQGFITFAGEGSELSTNGVNLLGGRRHGDTTLVVDHTVPNCVSREVFRAVLDDQSHSVFQGRIIVRQDAQKTDGKMMTRALLLSDEAEADNKPELEIFADDVACGHGATAGAIDEELLFYLRARGLPEKEAQGLLIAAFVGEAIESIADEGLRDIAIATADRWLAARG from the coding sequence ATGAACATCGCGGCGGCGAAGGCGGCGGGAGATCCGTCCGCCGATCTGTTTGCCGCCGCACGCGACCGCCTGCCGGGCGATGGCCTCGTTGCGAGCGCGCGCAAGGCAGCCTTCGATGATTTCGCCGAGCGCGGCCTGCCGCATCGGCGGATCGAGGAATGGAAATACACCGATCTGCGCGCGCTGTTGCGCACGGTGGCGCCTCTCGCGCCGTCGCCGGACAAGGCGGCATCGGCAGCGGCTGCGAAAGCGGTGGCCGCACTCGGCATCGAGAATACATGTCGCCTGACGCTGGTCGATGGTGCGTTCGCGCCTGAATTGTCCGATCTCGCCAAGCTCGAGAAGGGCGTGCGCGTGCAAACGCTGCGTGAAGTGCTGACCGAGGGCAACGCCGGCTTATTGAAGACCAAGGTCGCCTCCGATGCGATGATTTCGCTGAACGGCGCGCTGGCGACCGATGGCGTGATCGTCACCGTGGACGATAACGTCACCCTGAGCCGACCGCTTCACATCGCGCATGTCGCAACGGCCTCGTCGGCGTCCGCCGTGACACGCTCGCATGTGCGGATTGGCGACAAGGCGCGCGTGACGCTGGTCGAGAGCTTTGTCGGCACCGAAGGGGCTTCGGCCTATCAGGTTTATGATCAAGTTGAAGTGTCAATCGGCGATGACACCGAGTTGCAGCATGTGCGCCTGATGGAAGACGCGCGCGATGCGGCCAACATCACCACAGCTGCGTTCCGGCTCGGTGCGCGCACCAAGCTTAACAGCTTCGGCCTGACCCAGGGTGGCGTGGTCAGCCGCTATCAGGGTTTCATTACTTTCGCGGGCGAGGGCAGCGAACTGTCCACCAACGGCGTGAATCTGCTCGGCGGCCGCCGCCATGGCGACACCACGCTGGTGGTCGATCATACGGTTCCGAACTGCGTCAGCCGCGAGGTGTTCCGCGCGGTGCTGGACGACCAGTCTCATTCGGTGTTCCAAGGCCGCATCATTGTGCGGCAGGACGCCCAGAAGACCGACGGCAAGATGATGACGCGCGCGCTTCTTTTGTCAGATGAGGCGGAGGCCGACAACAAGCCTGAGCTTGAGATTTTCGCGGACGACGTGGCTTGCGGCCATGGCGCGACGGCGGGCGCAATCGACGAGGAACTGCTGTTCTATCTGCGTGCGCGTGGCTTGCCGGAAAAGGAAGCTCAGGGCTTGCTGATCGCGGCCTTCGTCGGCGAAGCGATCGAGTCGATCGCCGATGAAGGATTACGTGACATCGCGATTGCCACGGCCGATCGATGGCTGGCGGCGCGGGGCTGA
- a CDS encoding SUF system Fe-S cluster assembly protein, which translates to MSEADSAEKVAEAANRVDTTSALSPEETERLGADIVAALKTVYDPEIPADIYELGLIYKVDIKDSRAVDVQMTLTTPNCPAAGDLPNFVENAIASVPGIGPVTVNVVWEPPWTPDRMSDEARLVLNMW; encoded by the coding sequence ATGAGCGAAGCAGATTCCGCAGAGAAGGTGGCAGAGGCCGCAAACCGGGTGGACACCACCTCGGCGCTGTCGCCGGAGGAAACCGAACGGCTCGGTGCGGATATTGTTGCCGCGCTGAAGACCGTCTACGACCCCGAAATCCCGGCCGATATTTACGAACTCGGCCTGATCTACAAGGTCGATATCAAGGATAGCCGGGCCGTGGATGTGCAGATGACGCTGACCACGCCGAACTGCCCCGCTGCCGGCGACCTGCCGAATTTTGTCGAGAATGCCATTGCGAGCGTGCCGGGCATCGGCCCCGTGACCGTGAACGTGGTGTGGGAACCGCCGTGGACACCGGACCGGATGTCTGACGAGGCCCGCCTTGTCCTCAACATGTGGTGA
- a CDS encoding HesB/IscA family protein produces MTGMTPDAPSSAAKPARPRPQVMRLTDAAASRVRELSSRADSEIVGLRVGIKNGGCAGMEYTVEYAHDIRPTDEVVEDKGVKILVDPKAVMFLLGTEMDFKVDRMAAQFVFNNPNQTSACGCGESVQLTPAKIDG; encoded by the coding sequence ATGACGGGTATGACCCCTGACGCTCCCTCATCCGCAGCCAAGCCCGCGCGCCCGCGCCCGCAGGTGATGCGCCTGACCGATGCCGCTGCCAGCCGTGTGCGTGAGCTTTCCTCGCGCGCTGACTCCGAGATCGTGGGGCTGCGTGTCGGCATCAAGAACGGCGGCTGCGCCGGGATGGAATACACCGTCGAATACGCCCACGACATCCGTCCGACCGACGAGGTCGTGGAAGACAAGGGCGTGAAGATTCTGGTCGATCCGAAAGCGGTGATGTTCCTGCTCGGCACCGAGATGGATTTCAAGGTCGACAGGATGGCCGCTCAGTTCGTCTTCAATAATCCGAACCAGACAAGCGCATGCGGCTGCGGCGAGTCCGTGCAACTGACGCCGGCCAAGATCGACGGTTAA
- a CDS encoding cysteine desulfurase family protein: MVGMTGRQLAKTRVYLDWNATAPMRPQAKAAMLQAMDLQGNPSSVHAEGRAARKIIEDARANIARALGARSADVIFTSGGTEANALALMPGLRRDRDVATRLIVSAIEHASVRSGGRFPVEDIQTAPVTSAGVVDLERLRALFADGAPALVSVMLANNETGAIQPIAEIAELVHAAHGILHVDAVQGFGKIDIDINELGVDLLSVSAHKIGGSKGVGALVLTERVTGFEPFITAGGQEKGRRGGTENLPGIAAFGAAVAAHLETGAAAMARMQKLRAKFEAGLRAVTPELVIFSGDVPRVPNTTLFAAPGMKAETAVIAFDLEGMAVSSGSACSSGKVHASPVLTAMGVKPELAQGAVRLSLGWDTTEAEVEYLLEAWISLSNVLVKGPDVVA, from the coding sequence ATGGTTGGTATGACTGGACGGCAATTGGCAAAAACCCGCGTCTATCTCGACTGGAACGCCACCGCGCCGATGCGGCCTCAGGCCAAGGCGGCGATGCTACAGGCCATGGATCTACAGGGGAATCCATCCTCGGTTCATGCGGAAGGCCGTGCGGCGCGGAAGATCATCGAAGATGCCCGCGCCAACATCGCCAGGGCCCTTGGTGCGCGCAGCGCCGATGTGATTTTCACCTCCGGCGGCACCGAGGCCAATGCGCTCGCCTTGATGCCCGGGCTGCGCCGCGACCGTGACGTGGCGACGCGGCTTATCGTGTCGGCCATCGAGCATGCGTCGGTGCGCTCCGGCGGCCGGTTCCCGGTCGAGGATATTCAAACCGCGCCGGTTACATCTGCCGGTGTGGTCGATCTTGAGCGGCTCCGGGCCTTGTTCGCGGACGGCGCTCCGGCGCTGGTTTCGGTGATGCTCGCCAATAACGAAACCGGTGCGATCCAGCCCATCGCGGAGATCGCGGAACTCGTCCACGCCGCCCACGGTATCCTGCATGTCGATGCGGTTCAGGGATTTGGAAAGATTGATATTGATATCAATGAATTGGGAGTCGATCTTCTATCTGTTTCTGCGCACAAGATTGGAGGCTCCAAGGGAGTTGGAGCCTTGGTGCTGACCGAGCGCGTTACAGGTTTTGAGCCTTTCATCACGGCGGGAGGGCAGGAGAAGGGCCGCAGGGGTGGAACCGAGAATCTGCCGGGTATCGCCGCATTCGGGGCCGCCGTCGCCGCCCATCTTGAAACCGGCGCAGCCGCCATGGCGCGGATGCAGAAGCTGCGGGCGAAATTCGAGGCAGGACTGCGCGCGGTCACGCCGGAACTGGTGATCTTTTCCGGCGATGTTCCCCGTGTGCCTAACACCACCCTGTTTGCGGCCCCCGGCATGAAGGCGGAAACCGCCGTGATTGCCTTCGATCTGGAAGGCATGGCGGTCTCGTCCGGCTCGGCCTGTTCCTCCGGGAAAGTCCATGCCTCGCCCGTCCTGACCGCGATGGGCGTTAAGCCCGAATTGGCGCAGGGAGCCGTGCGTTTAAGTCTGGGCTGGGACACGACGGAGGCGGAGGTCGAATACCTTCTGGAGGCTTGGATATCGCTCTCGAACGTATTAGTTAAAGGACCGGATGTCGTCGCTTGA
- the sufB gene encoding Fe-S cluster assembly protein SufB translates to MPAVQETVDRVRQIDVDQYRYGFETQIESEKAPRGLTEETIRFISAKKNEPAWMLEWRLEAFRRWLTMEEPTWARVDYPKIDYQDLYYYAAPKKKKEVASLDEIDPEILKTYEKLGIPLREVEVLEGVVRRDEDGNEIAERRVAVDAVFDSVSVATTFQAELKKAGVIFMPISDAIREHPDLVKKYLGSVVPTSDNFFATLNSAVFSDGSFVYLPPGVRCPMELSTYFRINERNTGQFERTLIIADKGAYVSYLEGCTAPQRDENQLHAAVVELVAHDDAEIKYSTVQNWYPGNSEGKGGIYNFVTKRGDCRGKNSKISWTQVETGSAITWKYPSCILRGDNSRGEFYSIAISNGYQQVDSGTKMLHLGKNTTSRIISKGIAAGVSQNTYRGLVTAHRKATGARNFTACDSLLIGDKCGAHTVPYIEAKNSSTQFEHEATTSKISEDMLFYCVQRGLSQEEAVALVVNGFVRDVLQQLPMEFAVEAQKLISISLEGSVG, encoded by the coding sequence ATGCCAGCCGTCCAGGAGACGGTCGATCGGGTTCGCCAGATCGACGTCGATCAGTACCGCTATGGGTTTGAAACCCAGATCGAATCGGAAAAGGCCCCGCGTGGCCTGACCGAAGAAACCATCCGGTTCATATCCGCCAAGAAAAACGAACCCGCCTGGATGCTGGAATGGCGTCTGGAGGCGTTCCGCCGTTGGCTCACCATGGAAGAGCCGACCTGGGCGCGCGTCGATTATCCGAAGATCGACTATCAGGATCTCTATTATTACGCGGCGCCGAAAAAGAAGAAGGAAGTCGCTTCTCTCGACGAGATCGACCCCGAAATTCTCAAGACCTACGAAAAACTCGGCATTCCGCTGCGCGAAGTCGAAGTGCTCGAAGGCGTCGTGCGCAGGGACGAGGATGGCAACGAGATAGCCGAGCGCCGTGTCGCGGTCGACGCCGTGTTCGACTCGGTGTCGGTCGCTACCACGTTTCAGGCCGAGCTGAAGAAGGCCGGCGTGATCTTCATGCCGATCTCGGACGCGATCCGCGAACACCCGGACCTCGTGAAGAAGTATCTCGGTTCGGTCGTGCCGACCTCGGACAATTTCTTCGCGACGCTGAATTCGGCGGTGTTCTCCGACGGCTCCTTCGTCTACCTCCCGCCGGGCGTTCGCTGCCCGATGGAGTTGTCGACCTATTTCCGCATCAACGAGCGTAACACCGGCCAGTTCGAGCGCACGCTGATCATCGCCGACAAGGGCGCTTACGTCAGCTACCTCGAAGGCTGCACCGCTCCGCAGCGCGACGAGAACCAGTTGCACGCCGCCGTGGTCGAACTCGTCGCTCATGACGATGCCGAGATCAAATACTCGACGGTGCAGAACTGGTATCCGGGCAACTCGGAAGGCAAGGGCGGCATCTACAATTTCGTCACCAAGCGCGGCGATTGCCGCGGCAAGAATTCCAAGATTTCGTGGACTCAGGTTGAGACCGGCTCCGCGATCACCTGGAAATATCCGAGCTGCATCCTGCGCGGCGACAATTCGCGCGGCGAGTTCTACTCGATCGCGATTTCGAACGGCTATCAGCAGGTCGATTCCGGCACCAAGATGCTTCATCTTGGCAAGAACACCACGAGCCGCATCATCTCCAAGGGTATCGCGGCGGGCGTTTCGCAAAACACCTATCGCGGCCTCGTCACCGCGCATCGCAAGGCGACCGGCGCGCGCAACTTCACTGCCTGCGACTCGCTGTTGATCGGCGACAAGTGCGGCGCGCACACCGTGCCCTATATCGAAGCCAAGAACTCATCGACCCAGTTCGAGCATGAGGCGACGACCTCGAAGATTTCCGAAGACATGCTGTTCTACTGCGTGCAGCGCGGTCTTTCGCAGGAGGAGGCGGTTGCCCTCGTCGTCAACGGGTTCGTCCGCGACGTGTTGCAACAGTTGCCGATGGAATTTGCAGTCGAGGCGCAGAAGCTGATCTCGATTTCGCTGGAAGGAAGTGTGGGATGA
- the sufC gene encoding Fe-S cluster assembly ATPase SufC — translation MTALLEVKGLKVQVEDNEILHGLDLTVNEGEIHAIMGPNGSGKSTLSHVIAGKPGYDVTGGEILFKGEDLLEMEPNERAAKGVFLAFQYPMEIPGVATMTFLRTALNAQRKARGESEFSTPDFLKKVKEVSARLNIPQDMLKRGVNVGFSGGEKKRNEVLQMALFEPSLCILDEMDSGLDIDALRIAADGVNALRGKDRSMIVITHYQRLLNYIIPDVVHVMSKGRVVKTGGKDLALELEKSGYAQFEDKAA, via the coding sequence ATGACCGCGTTACTGGAAGTCAAAGGCCTCAAGGTTCAAGTCGAGGACAACGAGATCCTGCATGGGCTCGACCTCACCGTGAACGAAGGCGAGATTCACGCGATCATGGGGCCGAACGGCTCCGGCAAATCGACGCTGTCGCATGTCATCGCGGGCAAGCCCGGTTATGACGTGACCGGCGGCGAAATTTTGTTCAAGGGCGAGGATCTTCTGGAGATGGAGCCGAACGAGCGCGCCGCCAAGGGCGTGTTCCTCGCCTTCCAGTACCCGATGGAAATTCCGGGCGTCGCCACCATGACGTTCCTGCGCACCGCGCTCAATGCGCAGCGCAAGGCGCGCGGCGAGAGCGAATTCTCGACGCCTGATTTCCTCAAGAAGGTGAAGGAAGTTTCCGCGCGGCTGAACATTCCGCAGGACATGCTCAAGCGCGGCGTCAATGTCGGTTTCTCCGGCGGCGAAAAGAAGCGCAACGAAGTGTTGCAGATGGCGCTGTTCGAGCCGAGCCTGTGCATCCTCGATGAGATGGATTCCGGCCTCGACATCGACGCGCTGCGCATCGCGGCTGACGGCGTTAACGCCCTGCGCGGGAAGGACCGCTCGATGATCGTCATCACGCACTATCAGCGGTTGCTGAACTATATCATCCCGGACGTGGTCCATGTGATGTCGAAGGGCCGTGTGGTGAAGACCGGCGGCAAGGACCTTGCGCTGGAGCTGGAGAAGTCCGGCTATGCGCAGTTCGAAGACAAGGCGGCATAA
- a CDS encoding alpha/beta hydrolase encodes MPEVIFTGPAGRLEGRYHPAKQKNAPIAMVLHPHPQFQGNMNHPIVYQVYYSFVARGFSVLRFNFRGVGRSQGSFDHGTGELSDAAAALDWAQTINPEARACWVAGFSFGAWIGMQLLMRRPEVEGFISIAPEPNRYDFSFLAPCPSSGLIVHGDKDIVAPAKDVNTLVEKLKTQKGIVIDQQVIPGANHFFQDRLEPLMESITSYLDMRLANVR; translated from the coding sequence ATGCCTGAAGTTATTTTCACCGGCCCCGCCGGCCGTCTTGAAGGACGCTACCACCCCGCGAAACAGAAGAACGCCCCGATTGCGATGGTGTTGCATCCGCATCCGCAGTTCCAGGGTAACATGAATCACCCGATCGTTTATCAGGTGTATTATTCGTTCGTCGCCCGTGGCTTTTCTGTGCTGCGCTTCAATTTCCGCGGCGTCGGCCGCAGCCAGGGCTCGTTCGACCACGGCACCGGCGAATTGTCCGACGCGGCGGCCGCGCTCGACTGGGCGCAGACCATCAACCCCGAAGCGCGTGCCTGCTGGGTCGCGGGCTTCTCGTTCGGCGCATGGATCGGCATGCAGCTTCTGATGCGCCGGCCCGAGGTCGAGGGTTTTATCTCGATCGCGCCCGAGCCGAACCGTTACGACTTCTCCTTCCTCGCGCCCTGCCCGTCGTCCGGCCTGATCGTTCACGGCGACAAGGACATCGTGGCGCCCGCCAAGGACGTCAACACGCTGGTCGAGAAGTTGAAGACGCAGAAGGGCATCGTGATCGACCAGCAGGTGATCCCCGGCGCCAATCACTTCTTTCAGGACCGGCTCGAACCGCTGATGGAATCGATCACGTCCTATCTCGACATGCGCCTCGCCAACGTGCGGTAA